The Engystomops pustulosus chromosome 1, aEngPut4.maternal, whole genome shotgun sequence genome has a window encoding:
- the FSD1L gene encoding FSD1-like protein isoform X1, which yields MDTQKCLVFPCVNTGLSDFPLPVRSNIQQLPDKEALQRIITTLANKNDEIQNFIDTLSHVLKGVQANSTKVLSDLDEEFDSLYSVLDEMKESMANNIKQEQAHKTQELQNQLSQCTNALESSEELLEFSSRTMDIKDPEEFSKAARQIKDRVTMAAAFRLSLKPKLSDNMTHLMVDFSQERQMLQSLKFLPVPKAPEIDPADCMVADNCVTVAWRMPEEDNKIDHYVLEYRKTNYDGLPRVKDERCWEMVDNIKGTEYTLSGLKFDSKFMNFRVRACNKAVAGEYSDPVTLETKALTFGLDNTSSHLNLKVEDSYVEWDPMGGKSQESKVKGKENKGSGHVTLKNNPRSATPSPKRTSVTSRPSIGRGGRDRFTGESYTVLGDTTIESGQYYWEVKAQKDCKSYSVGVTYKTIGKFDQLGKTNTSWCLHVNNWLQATFAAKHNNKAKALEVAVPDRIGVYCDFDGGQLSFYNADTKQLLYSFKTKFTQPVVPGFMVWCGGITLCTGLQVPSAVRTLQKTENGMSGSSSSLTSVAQ from the exons GAAGCTTTGCAGAGAATAATCACAACACTTGCTAATAAAAATGACGAAATTCAGAATTTTATTGACACGTTAAGTCATGTACTGAAAGGTGTGCAG GCCAACTCTACCAAAGTGCTGTCAGACTTGGATGAAGAGTTTGATAGCCTTTATTCTGTGCTGGATGAGATGAAAGAGAGCATGGCTAACAATATAAAGCAAGAACAGGCCCATAAAACCCAGGAGTTACAG AATCAGCTGTCCCAATGTACGAATGCCCTGGAGAGCTCAGAGGAGCTATTAGAATTTTCTTCACGGACTATGGACATAAAGGACCCTGAGGAGTTTTCCAAG GCTGCCAGACAGATCAAGGATAG GGTCACAATGGCTGCAGCTTTCCGTCTCTCACTGAAACCAAAGCTCAGTGACAACATGACacatttgatggtggatttctccCAAGAAAGGCAAATGCTTCAGTCATTAAAATTCTTACCAG TGCCTAAAGCACCAGAGATAGATCCTGCAGATTGTATGGTAGCTGATAATTGTGTGACAGTAGCATGGAGAATGCCTGAAGAAGACAACAAAATCGACCATTATGTTCTGGAATATAGGAAAACAAACTATGATGGACTTCCAAGGGTTAAAGATGAGAGGTGTTGGGAGATGGTTGATAATATAAAGGGAACAGAGTACACACTTTCTG GTTTAAAGTTCGACTCCAAATTTATGAATTTCAGAGTACGAGCATGTAACAAAGCTGTAGCTGGGGAATACTCCGATCCTGTCACACTGGAAACCAAAG CCCTGACCTTTGGCCTTGACAACACATCATCCCATCTGAACCTAAAAGTTGAAGATTCTTATGTAGAATGGGATCCAATGGGAGGAAAGAGTCAAGAGAGTAAAGTAAAAGGAAAAGAGAACAAAGGCAG TGGCCATGTTACCTTGAAGAACAATCCCAG AAGTGCAACCCCATCCCCAAAGAGAACATCTGTAACTTCTAGACCTTCAATTGGAAGGGGCGGTAGAGATCGATTCACAGGAGAATCTTATACAGTGTTGG GTGACACAACGATTGAAAGTGGACAATATTACTGGGAGGTGAAAGCTCAGAAGGACTGCAAATCATACAGTGTGGGAGTTACGTATAAAACAATTGGAAAGTTTGACCAGCTAGGAAAGACCAACACAAGCTGGTGCTTACACGTCAACAACTGGCTACAGGCAACGTTTGCTGCAAAGCATAACAACAAAGCTAAGGCCCTGGAAGTAGCCGTACCGGATAGAATAGGTGTCTACTGCGACTTTGATGGAG GTCAACTCTCCTTTTACAATGCAGACACAAAGCAGTTACTGTATAGCTTTAAAACAAAGTTTACACAACCAGTTGTCCCAGGATTTATG GTGTGGTGTGGTGGGATCACTTTATGTACAGGACTACAGGTTCCAAGCGCTGTCAGGACGCTTCAGAAGACCGAAAATGGAATGAGCGGTTCATCCAGCAGCTTAACCAGCGTTGCCCAATAA
- the FSD1L gene encoding FSD1-like protein isoform X2 produces MDTQKCLVFPCVNTGLSDFPLPVRSNIQQLPDKEALQRIITTLANKNDEIQNFIDTLSHVLKGVQANSTKVLSDLDEEFDSLYSVLDEMKESMANNIKQEQAHKTQELQNQLSQCTNALESSEELLEFSSRTMDIKDPEEFSKAARQIKDRVTMAAAFRLSLKPKLSDNMTHLMVDFSQERQMLQSLKFLPVPKAPEIDPADCMVADNCVTVAWRMPEEDNKIDHYVLEYRKTNYDGLPRVKDERCWEMVDNIKGTEYTLSGLKFDSKFMNFRVRACNKAVAGEYSDPVTLETKALTFGLDNTSSHLNLKVEDSYVEWDPMGGKSQESKVKGKENKGSGHVTLKNNPSATPSPKRTSVTSRPSIGRGGRDRFTGESYTVLGDTTIESGQYYWEVKAQKDCKSYSVGVTYKTIGKFDQLGKTNTSWCLHVNNWLQATFAAKHNNKAKALEVAVPDRIGVYCDFDGGQLSFYNADTKQLLYSFKTKFTQPVVPGFMVWCGGITLCTGLQVPSAVRTLQKTENGMSGSSSSLTSVAQ; encoded by the exons GAAGCTTTGCAGAGAATAATCACAACACTTGCTAATAAAAATGACGAAATTCAGAATTTTATTGACACGTTAAGTCATGTACTGAAAGGTGTGCAG GCCAACTCTACCAAAGTGCTGTCAGACTTGGATGAAGAGTTTGATAGCCTTTATTCTGTGCTGGATGAGATGAAAGAGAGCATGGCTAACAATATAAAGCAAGAACAGGCCCATAAAACCCAGGAGTTACAG AATCAGCTGTCCCAATGTACGAATGCCCTGGAGAGCTCAGAGGAGCTATTAGAATTTTCTTCACGGACTATGGACATAAAGGACCCTGAGGAGTTTTCCAAG GCTGCCAGACAGATCAAGGATAG GGTCACAATGGCTGCAGCTTTCCGTCTCTCACTGAAACCAAAGCTCAGTGACAACATGACacatttgatggtggatttctccCAAGAAAGGCAAATGCTTCAGTCATTAAAATTCTTACCAG TGCCTAAAGCACCAGAGATAGATCCTGCAGATTGTATGGTAGCTGATAATTGTGTGACAGTAGCATGGAGAATGCCTGAAGAAGACAACAAAATCGACCATTATGTTCTGGAATATAGGAAAACAAACTATGATGGACTTCCAAGGGTTAAAGATGAGAGGTGTTGGGAGATGGTTGATAATATAAAGGGAACAGAGTACACACTTTCTG GTTTAAAGTTCGACTCCAAATTTATGAATTTCAGAGTACGAGCATGTAACAAAGCTGTAGCTGGGGAATACTCCGATCCTGTCACACTGGAAACCAAAG CCCTGACCTTTGGCCTTGACAACACATCATCCCATCTGAACCTAAAAGTTGAAGATTCTTATGTAGAATGGGATCCAATGGGAGGAAAGAGTCAAGAGAGTAAAGTAAAAGGAAAAGAGAACAAAGGCAG TGGCCATGTTACCTTGAAGAACAATCCCAG TGCAACCCCATCCCCAAAGAGAACATCTGTAACTTCTAGACCTTCAATTGGAAGGGGCGGTAGAGATCGATTCACAGGAGAATCTTATACAGTGTTGG GTGACACAACGATTGAAAGTGGACAATATTACTGGGAGGTGAAAGCTCAGAAGGACTGCAAATCATACAGTGTGGGAGTTACGTATAAAACAATTGGAAAGTTTGACCAGCTAGGAAAGACCAACACAAGCTGGTGCTTACACGTCAACAACTGGCTACAGGCAACGTTTGCTGCAAAGCATAACAACAAAGCTAAGGCCCTGGAAGTAGCCGTACCGGATAGAATAGGTGTCTACTGCGACTTTGATGGAG GTCAACTCTCCTTTTACAATGCAGACACAAAGCAGTTACTGTATAGCTTTAAAACAAAGTTTACACAACCAGTTGTCCCAGGATTTATG GTGTGGTGTGGTGGGATCACTTTATGTACAGGACTACAGGTTCCAAGCGCTGTCAGGACGCTTCAGAAGACCGAAAATGGAATGAGCGGTTCATCCAGCAGCTTAACCAGCGTTGCCCAATAA
- the FSD1L gene encoding FSD1-like protein isoform X5 translates to MDTQKEALQRIITTLANKNDEIQNFIDTLSHVLKGVQANSTKVLSDLDEEFDSLYSVLDEMKESMANNIKQEQAHKTQELQNQLSQCTNALESSEELLEFSSRTMDIKDPEEFSKAARQIKDRVTMAAAFRLSLKPKLSDNMTHLMVDFSQERQMLQSLKFLPVPKAPEIDPADCMVADNCVTVAWRMPEEDNKIDHYVLEYRKTNYDGLPRVKDERCWEMVDNIKGTEYTLSGLKFDSKFMNFRVRACNKAVAGEYSDPVTLETKALTFGLDNTSSHLNLKVEDSYVEWDPMGGKSQESKVKGKENKGSGHVTLKNNPRSATPSPKRTSVTSRPSIGRGGRDRFTGESYTVLGDTTIESGQYYWEVKAQKDCKSYSVGVTYKTIGKFDQLGKTNTSWCLHVNNWLQATFAAKHNNKAKALEVAVPDRIGVYCDFDGGQLSFYNADTKQLLYSFKTKFTQPVVPGFMVWCGGITLCTGLQVPSAVRTLQKTENGMSGSSSSLTSVAQ, encoded by the exons GAAGCTTTGCAGAGAATAATCACAACACTTGCTAATAAAAATGACGAAATTCAGAATTTTATTGACACGTTAAGTCATGTACTGAAAGGTGTGCAG GCCAACTCTACCAAAGTGCTGTCAGACTTGGATGAAGAGTTTGATAGCCTTTATTCTGTGCTGGATGAGATGAAAGAGAGCATGGCTAACAATATAAAGCAAGAACAGGCCCATAAAACCCAGGAGTTACAG AATCAGCTGTCCCAATGTACGAATGCCCTGGAGAGCTCAGAGGAGCTATTAGAATTTTCTTCACGGACTATGGACATAAAGGACCCTGAGGAGTTTTCCAAG GCTGCCAGACAGATCAAGGATAG GGTCACAATGGCTGCAGCTTTCCGTCTCTCACTGAAACCAAAGCTCAGTGACAACATGACacatttgatggtggatttctccCAAGAAAGGCAAATGCTTCAGTCATTAAAATTCTTACCAG TGCCTAAAGCACCAGAGATAGATCCTGCAGATTGTATGGTAGCTGATAATTGTGTGACAGTAGCATGGAGAATGCCTGAAGAAGACAACAAAATCGACCATTATGTTCTGGAATATAGGAAAACAAACTATGATGGACTTCCAAGGGTTAAAGATGAGAGGTGTTGGGAGATGGTTGATAATATAAAGGGAACAGAGTACACACTTTCTG GTTTAAAGTTCGACTCCAAATTTATGAATTTCAGAGTACGAGCATGTAACAAAGCTGTAGCTGGGGAATACTCCGATCCTGTCACACTGGAAACCAAAG CCCTGACCTTTGGCCTTGACAACACATCATCCCATCTGAACCTAAAAGTTGAAGATTCTTATGTAGAATGGGATCCAATGGGAGGAAAGAGTCAAGAGAGTAAAGTAAAAGGAAAAGAGAACAAAGGCAG TGGCCATGTTACCTTGAAGAACAATCCCAG AAGTGCAACCCCATCCCCAAAGAGAACATCTGTAACTTCTAGACCTTCAATTGGAAGGGGCGGTAGAGATCGATTCACAGGAGAATCTTATACAGTGTTGG GTGACACAACGATTGAAAGTGGACAATATTACTGGGAGGTGAAAGCTCAGAAGGACTGCAAATCATACAGTGTGGGAGTTACGTATAAAACAATTGGAAAGTTTGACCAGCTAGGAAAGACCAACACAAGCTGGTGCTTACACGTCAACAACTGGCTACAGGCAACGTTTGCTGCAAAGCATAACAACAAAGCTAAGGCCCTGGAAGTAGCCGTACCGGATAGAATAGGTGTCTACTGCGACTTTGATGGAG GTCAACTCTCCTTTTACAATGCAGACACAAAGCAGTTACTGTATAGCTTTAAAACAAAGTTTACACAACCAGTTGTCCCAGGATTTATG GTGTGGTGTGGTGGGATCACTTTATGTACAGGACTACAGGTTCCAAGCGCTGTCAGGACGCTTCAGAAGACCGAAAATGGAATGAGCGGTTCATCCAGCAGCTTAACCAGCGTTGCCCAATAA
- the FSD1L gene encoding FSD1-like protein isoform X4, with protein MDTQKCLVFPCVNTGLSDFPLPVRSNIQQLPDKEALQRIITTLANKNDEIQNFIDTLSHVLKGVQANSTKVLSDLDEEFDSLYSVLDEMKESMANNIKQEQAHKTQELQNQLSQCTNALESSEELLEFSSRTMDIKDPEEFSKAARQIKDRVTMAAAFRLSLKPKLSDNMTHLMVDFSQERQMLQSLKFLPVPKAPEIDPADCMVADNCVTVAWRMPEEDNKIDHYVLEYRKTNYDGLPRVKDERCWEMVDNIKGTEYTLSGLKFDSKFMNFRVRACNKAVAGEYSDPVTLETKALTFGLDNTSSHLNLKVEDSYVEWDPMGGKSQESKVKGKENKGSATPSPKRTSVTSRPSIGRGGRDRFTGESYTVLGDTTIESGQYYWEVKAQKDCKSYSVGVTYKTIGKFDQLGKTNTSWCLHVNNWLQATFAAKHNNKAKALEVAVPDRIGVYCDFDGGQLSFYNADTKQLLYSFKTKFTQPVVPGFMVWCGGITLCTGLQVPSAVRTLQKTENGMSGSSSSLTSVAQ; from the exons GAAGCTTTGCAGAGAATAATCACAACACTTGCTAATAAAAATGACGAAATTCAGAATTTTATTGACACGTTAAGTCATGTACTGAAAGGTGTGCAG GCCAACTCTACCAAAGTGCTGTCAGACTTGGATGAAGAGTTTGATAGCCTTTATTCTGTGCTGGATGAGATGAAAGAGAGCATGGCTAACAATATAAAGCAAGAACAGGCCCATAAAACCCAGGAGTTACAG AATCAGCTGTCCCAATGTACGAATGCCCTGGAGAGCTCAGAGGAGCTATTAGAATTTTCTTCACGGACTATGGACATAAAGGACCCTGAGGAGTTTTCCAAG GCTGCCAGACAGATCAAGGATAG GGTCACAATGGCTGCAGCTTTCCGTCTCTCACTGAAACCAAAGCTCAGTGACAACATGACacatttgatggtggatttctccCAAGAAAGGCAAATGCTTCAGTCATTAAAATTCTTACCAG TGCCTAAAGCACCAGAGATAGATCCTGCAGATTGTATGGTAGCTGATAATTGTGTGACAGTAGCATGGAGAATGCCTGAAGAAGACAACAAAATCGACCATTATGTTCTGGAATATAGGAAAACAAACTATGATGGACTTCCAAGGGTTAAAGATGAGAGGTGTTGGGAGATGGTTGATAATATAAAGGGAACAGAGTACACACTTTCTG GTTTAAAGTTCGACTCCAAATTTATGAATTTCAGAGTACGAGCATGTAACAAAGCTGTAGCTGGGGAATACTCCGATCCTGTCACACTGGAAACCAAAG CCCTGACCTTTGGCCTTGACAACACATCATCCCATCTGAACCTAAAAGTTGAAGATTCTTATGTAGAATGGGATCCAATGGGAGGAAAGAGTCAAGAGAGTAAAGTAAAAGGAAAAGAGAACAAAGGCAG TGCAACCCCATCCCCAAAGAGAACATCTGTAACTTCTAGACCTTCAATTGGAAGGGGCGGTAGAGATCGATTCACAGGAGAATCTTATACAGTGTTGG GTGACACAACGATTGAAAGTGGACAATATTACTGGGAGGTGAAAGCTCAGAAGGACTGCAAATCATACAGTGTGGGAGTTACGTATAAAACAATTGGAAAGTTTGACCAGCTAGGAAAGACCAACACAAGCTGGTGCTTACACGTCAACAACTGGCTACAGGCAACGTTTGCTGCAAAGCATAACAACAAAGCTAAGGCCCTGGAAGTAGCCGTACCGGATAGAATAGGTGTCTACTGCGACTTTGATGGAG GTCAACTCTCCTTTTACAATGCAGACACAAAGCAGTTACTGTATAGCTTTAAAACAAAGTTTACACAACCAGTTGTCCCAGGATTTATG GTGTGGTGTGGTGGGATCACTTTATGTACAGGACTACAGGTTCCAAGCGCTGTCAGGACGCTTCAGAAGACCGAAAATGGAATGAGCGGTTCATCCAGCAGCTTAACCAGCGTTGCCCAATAA
- the FSD1L gene encoding FSD1-like protein isoform X3 has translation MDTQKCLVFPCVNTGLSDFPLPVRSNIQQLPDKEALQRIITTLANKNDEIQNFIDTLSHVLKGVQANSTKVLSDLDEEFDSLYSVLDEMKESMANNIKQEQAHKTQELQNQLSQCTNALESSEELLEFSSRTMDIKDPEEFSKAARQIKDRVTMAAAFRLSLKPKLSDNMTHLMVDFSQERQMLQSLKFLPVPKAPEIDPADCMVADNCVTVAWRMPEEDNKIDHYVLEYRKTNYDGLPRVKDERCWEMVDNIKGTEYTLSGLKFDSKFMNFRVRACNKAVAGEYSDPVTLETKALTFGLDNTSSHLNLKVEDSYVEWDPMGGKSQESKVKGKENKGRSATPSPKRTSVTSRPSIGRGGRDRFTGESYTVLGDTTIESGQYYWEVKAQKDCKSYSVGVTYKTIGKFDQLGKTNTSWCLHVNNWLQATFAAKHNNKAKALEVAVPDRIGVYCDFDGGQLSFYNADTKQLLYSFKTKFTQPVVPGFMVWCGGITLCTGLQVPSAVRTLQKTENGMSGSSSSLTSVAQ, from the exons GAAGCTTTGCAGAGAATAATCACAACACTTGCTAATAAAAATGACGAAATTCAGAATTTTATTGACACGTTAAGTCATGTACTGAAAGGTGTGCAG GCCAACTCTACCAAAGTGCTGTCAGACTTGGATGAAGAGTTTGATAGCCTTTATTCTGTGCTGGATGAGATGAAAGAGAGCATGGCTAACAATATAAAGCAAGAACAGGCCCATAAAACCCAGGAGTTACAG AATCAGCTGTCCCAATGTACGAATGCCCTGGAGAGCTCAGAGGAGCTATTAGAATTTTCTTCACGGACTATGGACATAAAGGACCCTGAGGAGTTTTCCAAG GCTGCCAGACAGATCAAGGATAG GGTCACAATGGCTGCAGCTTTCCGTCTCTCACTGAAACCAAAGCTCAGTGACAACATGACacatttgatggtggatttctccCAAGAAAGGCAAATGCTTCAGTCATTAAAATTCTTACCAG TGCCTAAAGCACCAGAGATAGATCCTGCAGATTGTATGGTAGCTGATAATTGTGTGACAGTAGCATGGAGAATGCCTGAAGAAGACAACAAAATCGACCATTATGTTCTGGAATATAGGAAAACAAACTATGATGGACTTCCAAGGGTTAAAGATGAGAGGTGTTGGGAGATGGTTGATAATATAAAGGGAACAGAGTACACACTTTCTG GTTTAAAGTTCGACTCCAAATTTATGAATTTCAGAGTACGAGCATGTAACAAAGCTGTAGCTGGGGAATACTCCGATCCTGTCACACTGGAAACCAAAG CCCTGACCTTTGGCCTTGACAACACATCATCCCATCTGAACCTAAAAGTTGAAGATTCTTATGTAGAATGGGATCCAATGGGAGGAAAGAGTCAAGAGAGTAAAGTAAAAGGAAAAGAGAACAAAGGCAG AAGTGCAACCCCATCCCCAAAGAGAACATCTGTAACTTCTAGACCTTCAATTGGAAGGGGCGGTAGAGATCGATTCACAGGAGAATCTTATACAGTGTTGG GTGACACAACGATTGAAAGTGGACAATATTACTGGGAGGTGAAAGCTCAGAAGGACTGCAAATCATACAGTGTGGGAGTTACGTATAAAACAATTGGAAAGTTTGACCAGCTAGGAAAGACCAACACAAGCTGGTGCTTACACGTCAACAACTGGCTACAGGCAACGTTTGCTGCAAAGCATAACAACAAAGCTAAGGCCCTGGAAGTAGCCGTACCGGATAGAATAGGTGTCTACTGCGACTTTGATGGAG GTCAACTCTCCTTTTACAATGCAGACACAAAGCAGTTACTGTATAGCTTTAAAACAAAGTTTACACAACCAGTTGTCCCAGGATTTATG GTGTGGTGTGGTGGGATCACTTTATGTACAGGACTACAGGTTCCAAGCGCTGTCAGGACGCTTCAGAAGACCGAAAATGGAATGAGCGGTTCATCCAGCAGCTTAACCAGCGTTGCCCAATAA